TTCAGGATGTCAGCCAAGGGTGAAGGAGACACTGTGCGGCAGTGGCTCTCCTGTCTGGATAATAATCTAACATGTGCAGTAGGAAGTCAGACAAAGTGGAGGCTTCATCCAAGAGGAAGTGGTATTTCTCCACCAGAACGTCGTAGAGTCTCCAGATCCGTAGCGGTCCGAAATGCCGGAGGTCACCTCAGGGAAGATAAACATTCATTATTACTAATGTAAAGCACAATTATGGTCCTCAAGTCATCTCTTATTTCCTTTAGAACAGGGGTTccaaaactttaccaactcagggcccacttgaaaatctaaaaaatgtccgcggcccacctttgttctataaacagtacatagacgaaatgctgcgttctcagggcacttaaaaaataataaaaataaaaataaaaataaaaataaaaataaaaataaaaataaaaataaaaataaaaataaaaataaaaataaaaataaaaataaaaataaaaataaaaataaaaataaaaataaaaataaaaataaaaataaaaataaaaataaaaataaaaataaactttattaatatgattattgTACATGTTTCATTAtggtacaataataattatatttattattaataataacaattgttattattatataatatataattattattatataatatataatatattgtaatattttatattatatataatatattataatattttatataatatataataatataataataattattattattattgttattattattaagattcaggattgaaatgaaagcagggtgATAAAgtaagcccaaacttttaatctaattaattttcatacatttcataactgcattcaagactggcattatgaccagagagctacgttccaatcataaactgcataaggttcctaaaatattgtgacaggtcaataacactcaataggttattacttaggcctataaatatttgtttaatcatgcaataaatattttacaacaaaaatattttttaaataatatttgcagaaattaataatattttaatgacctcttggcccacctgcagtaccaccatggcccacactttgggaatcattGCTTGAGACAACACAAATCAGGAACATACACTTACCTTTGCGGCTGAAGTACCGTGAAGAGTATTTCCCAGAAAAAAGTACAGTTGGTGGTATTTTACCAAGCAGCTCCATGATCTGGGCTATATGATCTGAACAATGTACATATaaagaatatattattttaagctTTAGTTTTATCTTATTTAATTCAGTATCGGTAGTCTTTTTCATACCTTCCTCCAGGGAAAAGGAGGTGCCTGATTTGGGGTCGAACAGAGAGTCTCCAGTCAGCAACTCAAAGGCCTGTGTGAACACAGACGATTGCATTACTGAGAgtttatacaataaaatactacTCATAGCTACTTACTGTATACCCAGCTGATGGTTGTGTTGTTTTCGGtccaatgtttattttttttaagaagccaaaaatgtaccacttccacatggaatgggaggagaattttttcactccatcatgtcaggttgtaatgtaatggtaatgtaatttctcatcaatgtttgatgtaattatttacGCCTCGTGACCAGGGTACTAGATATGACttgtttgttcatatttttggactaataatggaccatagtcaaccacaaaacatagatcatttattcattcactttctatgaAGTTTAATTGTCATTAGTGTGACTGGgatatactggagcctatcccagctgactgtgtACACACCTTGTGACAACATTCAGTTGGTTTCTCACCATGCAGGCGACACTCCAGATGTCCGCTGGCGGGCCGTACTCAGACCCCAGTAAAACCTCCAGTGAACGGTACTGACGAGTTTGGATCGCCTCACAGAAATGTTTGTACTactcaaaaaaacaaagaaaaaatgattacagtGGCATAAAAGTTAATTAGATATGACATGAACCCTGTAGCAGATAAATAACAAACTACTGACCACCCAACAAGAACTTCCCAGGTCAGCAATCTTCACTGTAGCTTCATTTAACGTAGCAGGAGTATAACCGTCTTCTTTTTCTAGAAGCAAAATCGATTAAGAAATCCAATCACAAATCTATTTATCACAATGAATTAATTGATATTGCTTGTTTAACTGTGCAGCATACATACATCTGtagcaataaataaaaaaaacgtgcctGTAGACTCAGCTTGATCTTCAGTTGGTACCACGGACATACTGCTGCTACCCACTGGTCCACTGTGAGAATGTTGGTTCAAACACAGCAGGATGTTCTCTGGCTTGATGTCCGTGTGGATGATTTTACACTGGTTGTGAAGGTAATCCAAACCTTGCAGAAcctgaataaaaacaataatgaaaTGGATGTACTTgtggtaatataataatatattcataacaCACTATTTACATACCTGAGTGAGTATTTGTTTGACGCAAGGCTGAAACAGTCGGCGATTCCGGAAATGAATTTGCAAGCTTCTCAAGTCTGGTCCCAGTAGCTCCAATACAAGACATATGTCTAACCAGCACCCATTAAGGTAGAAAGAACGCAAAGCACACAATTCCATAGACTATATAATGTCAATaaacattgtattgtattgttgtatACTAACGATAGTCATTATCATCGGATTATTTACAGTGGTGTGACAAAGTGTTTGCCCCCATGCGTGATTTCGTAGTTGTTTGCACGtttggcaaaaaaacaaaaaaatcaaaatactgtattttccggactataagtcgcacttttttataggttggctgttcctgcgacttatactccagagcaacttataaatgaaaaaaactgtttatgttacaacACTGGACacttatacctaattatgcatttttggctccggagcgacttatagtccagaaaatacggtacacatGGGACAGTATGAGTGATTGCCACCTAAACCTAATAAATGGTTGGtccaacaactgcaatcaagcgtttgcaataacttgcaatgagtctcttacagcaatTTATATGCAATtatgtgtgacttatactccggagcgacttatagtccagaaaatacggtacacatGGGACAGTATGAATGATTGCCACCTAAACCTAATAAATGGTTGGtccaacaactgcaatcaagtgtttgcaataacttgcaatgagtctcttacagcaatTTATATGTAAGTATGTGTGATTTAATCAGAAATAGGCGAGACTAAAAACTGGGATTAAAGcagtacatttgtttggacattgtgtggagtcttttgtgacctcttgaggTAATTTTGCTTTGCCGACGACTCCTGGGATGGTTTACCACTGTTccgtgtttttgccatttgtggataatggctctatctgtggtttgctagagtcccaaagctttagaaacggATTTATAACCTTtcccagactgatagatctcaattaatgtcAGTTATGTTATGTCTTAGTGGGAGGGGACAATCATTTTTTCACAGggccatttttttctcccttataataacaagtttcatttaaaaacagattttttttatacatcttTCTGAAAGGACACGAACGCCATTGACTCCAGCCAGCTTGAATTCATCTAGCAGCTGAACAATCTTCTCACTGTGTGGATGTCTGCTGGAAGAACTACCTGTCTGTAAATTAAAtaaggaaataaaagcatgagaATCTAAATAATAGACACAAAAACATGATGGAAGATATAGAAAGAGTAATACGAACACATCTGAGGAGAGAGAGTTCATCTTGTCCTGCCTGAGTGAAACCAGTACCACTCTTCAGGACCTTCACTGCAACACGCCGACCCAAACTGCAACCAACACTTCACATTTAGCATATAGCATGAAATTTTTGTAGCATTTAGTGTATTAAGAGGCAGTGAAatacttcaaaataaatacCTGAGGTCCACACAGAGCCACACGGTGGAGAAATAACCCCAGCCGAGTTTGGAGAGCACCTTGTACCTTTTGTTAAATATGTCACCTATCTGCACTGGGTGATAACCACCTGAGAAGATTAAAGGCAAAATAAATgtgatgaatgaacatttattgGAGATAACTATCTTTTTTGTCTTCGAAACCatgtctgaaatatgaaattataaataatatactcTATAAATGTAGAGTGAGTATATGAAACACTGTCATACCGTAACAATATTCTCTTGGGTCTTCAGCATCCTTGAGCTCCAGCTGCTCCAGGCATCCTAGGTCCTCGGAACTGTGGTGGAAAGCACATTTACTCctgttacacacaaacacacacacacacacgagtaaaaagacctccaccaaggccaaacaaTCCTAATTTGGATCAGCACCTTCATAGAAACACCTCCCCTGTATTATGCCCGCATTTTATCATTAGGCTTCATGCATTATTCAGTCTGAAATTGAGAAAAAATGAGGACAAATGCGATCTACAGTCAAGTAGTCACAAAACGAAGCAGAAAACTGCACAGCTCAAGTAAAAGAATATAAGACAATCAATATTTGTCAAGGCCTGTTTTTgttaaatactaataaaaactgCTGGACATAACGTTTTTCCTTGCCCAggtgggggttcagatcaggggatgtggtccattgttgccagcttgtaaagTCCTTTGAGGCTCTATTGTGATTatgggctatataaataaacttgacttgaattgatGATGCTCATTTATTGATCAGCATTATCGTCAATGGGCATAAATACTCATGGAGTACTTCCTAACAAACTTTGAGacagtttttttggggggggacaaGGCTGCATACCTCTGGagcactggtgtgtgtgtgtgtgtgtgagagagagagagagagacagtgtgagagagagtgtgtgagagagagagagagagagagagagtgtgtgtgtgagagagagagagagagagagagagagtgtgtgtgagagagagagtgagagagagtgtgtgtgagagagagtgtgtgagagagtgagagagagagagagtgtgtgtgtgtgtgtgtgtgtgagagagagagagagagtgtgtgtgagagagagagagagagagagagtgtgtgagagagagagagagagtgtgtgtgtgtgtgtgtgtgtgtgaaagagagagagagagagagagcgagagcgagagaaagtgtgtgtgtgtgagagagagagagtgtgtgagaaagagagagagagtgtgtgtgagagagagagagagagactgtgagggagagagagagagtgtgtgtgagaaagagagagagagagagtgtctgtgagagagagagggtgagtgtgtgtgagagagagtgtatgtgagagagagagggagagtgagagtgtgtgtgagagagagagagtgtgagagtgtgagagtgagagagaaacaaagaaaagcgCTGAGCGGCTTGTGAAGAAGTAAtttggcgccacctgttggTTAGAACGTATATCGCTCTAGACCGGCAGTATCAGTATCAAGttttatgcttgtttttttttagaataattattatattcgcCTCAATGTGCTTAGGGTTAGTTATCAAAAAGTCTGACAGCTAGTCCTttcaatatgaaataatatttttttttatcaaagagGTAATTATCGCCTCCTCTTCATACGATCTGAGTCAAATATTAGCAGTCAGGGATCGAGTTAGTCTCATGAACTACTTTTATAAAAAGGTTCTTACAGATTGGACTGGCGATGGAAACTTGGTGTACTATTTCCAACAGAGCTGTTAATCATTTTGGAACACCTCGTAGCCTGACAAGTAGCGCCTGCTTTGGATAGGATGCCTGAGTAAGATAAGCTGAAACCTAAAAGAAGCTAATCTCCATTCCATAACATGTTATCTTCAGGATGCTTAATGCTTCTTTTGCAGATCTGTCAAAAGACtgttaaaagtgcattttaggaCACTGCAGTTGTGCATAAGCAccaataatacacatttttatggtATAAAGTACACTACAGTATCTTGTACAACAAAAGGCCTCCACTCACCTGTGTTGCTGCAATGGCGTTGCATAAAGCGAACGACGACTCCTCTCCATCATGTAGTGCTGAAAGACTAATATCCTTGCACGGTTAGAAGGGCTACATGTAGTAGTATTACAGTATATGTGGTAGGTAGCGGCTGGTCTACCATCGGTGTACATTCACTACTATAATGTATTTCTATCCCTCTCTCTACTGTGGGTTGCAGTAGTGTCAGTTCAATgtgactaaaaacagcaggaggAGTCACAGCTGCCAAGGAGCGTGACCTTGCTACTACAGGGGTCGCAGGGTATCTAAAGCTGGCATGAGAACAGGCACTCCGTAGTCAGATCAGTCTAGCTTATTTCCATGCTAACTGAGATCAGAACTAAATTCTTGCATGTGCATGAAaatgtatcattcattcattttctaccgcttatcctcacgagggtcgcaaggggtgctggagcctatcccagctgtcttcaggacgagaggcagtgtacaccctggactggtggccagccaatcacagggcacatatagacaaacaaccattcacactcacattcatacctatggacaatttggagtcgctaattaacctagcatgtttttggaatgtgggaggaaaccggagtacccggagaaaacccacacatgcacgggaagaacatgcaaactccacacagagatggccgagggtggaattgaaccctggtctcctagctgtgaggtctgcgtgctaacaccgtgcagccccatgaaAATATATGTTTCCAAACTCTTTCAAATTTgtcaaatttgtattttttcatgtaatcatCCTTACTAATAGCAATaaaaagttagcatgttctccccatgaatgcatgggtttcctcccacttgacaaaaacatgctaggttaattggcgactccaaattgtccataggtataaatgtgagtgtgtgattggctgatttgcgatcctagcgaggataagcggtaaatgTTATATTCCCatcttaaacgatgccaaagtttagCGTTACGTACCTGCATGCACGCAAATTACAACGTCACCGATGTCCGGAGTTGCTAAtggccttttcccaccacatttattatcaactcctataccaacaAAATTATAAAGTAGGGTTTGGCAGCTGCcgggaagtcctcgggagccctTGGgagcgtgaccaatcacagtggagtgggcgtacctgg
This window of the Doryrhamphus excisus isolate RoL2022-K1 chromosome 10, RoL_Dexc_1.0, whole genome shotgun sequence genome carries:
- the si:ch211-220i18.4 gene encoding SRSF protein kinase 3 isoform X2; translation: MSFTSNTTRGSNSAIPMKPASRYAHSTVIGHAPKGSRGLPGSCQTLLYNFVGIGVDNKCGGKRPLATPDIGDVVICVHAVFQHYMMERSRRSLYATPLQQHSSEDLGCLEQLELKDAEDPREYCYGGYHPVQIGDIFNKRYKVLSKLGWGYFSTVWLCVDLSLGRRVAVKVLKSGTGFTQAGQDELSLLRCTGSSSSRHPHSEKIVQLLDEFKLAGVNGVHICLVLELLGPDLRSLQIHFRNRRLFQPCVKQILTQVLQGLDYLHNQCKIIHTDIKPENILLCLNQHSHSGPVGSSSMSVVPTEDQAESTEKEDGYTPATLNEATVKIADLGSSCWVYKHFCEAIQTRQYRSLEVLLGSEYGPPADIWSVACMAFELLTGDSLFDPKSGTSFSLEEDHIAQIMELLGKIPPTVLFSGKYSSRYFSRKGDLRHFGPLRIWRLYDVLVEKYHFLLDEASTLSDFLLHMLDYYPDRRATAAQCLLHPWLTS
- the si:ch211-220i18.4 gene encoding SRSF protein kinase 3 isoform X1, yielding MSFTSNTTRGSNSAIPMKPASRYAHSTVIGHAPKGSRGLPGSCQTLLYNFVGIGVDNKCGGKRPLATPDIGDVVICVHAVFQHYMMERSRRSLYATPLQQHSSEDLGCLEQLELKDAEDPREYCYGGYHPVQIGDIFNKRYKVLSKLGWGYFSTVWLCVDLSLGRRVAVKVLKSGTGFTQAGQDELSLLRCTGSSSSRHPHSEKIVQLLDEFKLAGVNGVHICLVLELLGPDLRSLQIHFRNRRLFQPCVKQILTQVLQGLDYLHNQCKIIHTDIKPENILLCLNQHSHSGPVGSSSMSVVPTEDQAESTEKEDGYTPATLNEATVKIADLGSSCWVYKHFCEAIQTRQYRSLEVLLGSEYGPPADIWSVACMAFELLTGDSLFDPKSGTSFSLEEGMKKTTDTELNKIKLKLKIIYSLYVHCSDHIAQIMELLGKIPPTVLFSGKYSSRYFSRKGDLRHFGPLRIWRLYDVLVEKYHFLLDEASTLSDFLLHMLDYYPDRRATAAQCLLHPWLTS